The following are from one region of the Plutella xylostella chromosome 21, ilPluXylo3.1, whole genome shotgun sequence genome:
- the LOC125490208 gene encoding uncharacterized protein LOC125490208, which produces MPVTRSQKSYAVKRTTDETSAVSMTRSADATQYASASGATTGGTSGPQPPSEPTTETLPPPLLPPCAIVAGATTAVAPTAAVSTEVDSVESTSTKQGRLRLPSSSRSTASSSRRKELAQARLEALEKRKRAAEANAQVAIIAAKAKAEAATFDADLAAAKVAMLEEDSEEEQIEPDDETIKEARTSEWVRKSTLAVTSQDVVACEVPPEHAGNVVASRVTPNSAGKTVACQVLTEPAGPGCHAERAAITEDPRSVHHAQEKPTNVRAIEPAIVKQDYQDLAAAIGSAVARSIQPISTVSARIVELPNFNGASSDWLPFKRAFEESEYQLSEQENLARLRKSLRGLARDAVHCLFVGSTTAREVMELLEARFGRPEAIAIAELNKLRSLPKLSANPSDICVFASKVINVTATIRALENPQHLCNAEVVRTVVEKMPPAVQFQYYKFNKEQPKGQPNLITLANFFKLMTSEVGEFAPAEIISAEDRREPHSRKPQRSYHVTDTSMASNTLTTCPVCKQEHSITDCTKMKKASVQERWNLAKTHKLCFRCLRVRRFRHICKLKRCDINGCRSSHHPMLHDDIAKTTHSETTTVNAVTTTKTVEKVNNVSGLLKILPVQVSGPKGVVDTFALLDDGSTCTIIESATAEKIGAEGPTMPLIAEGVGGAQIRACDSRRVRFHISGRNTERREITARTMDNLNLSPQAVPRRVIQDCPHLQGLESLLLHQNGKPTILVGQDNWDLLLAHELRSGDKSQPVASRTELGWVLHGVSQLRSAEEVHRISHIQNHQDETMEVMMKEHFALESLGVEPKRSYNDTDRRALQLLEDNTKSLPAGGYETRLLWKDLDYKPPNNYESALRRLELLEKKLDKNADLKRRYKAQLQVLIDQGYAERAPETKPERLWYLPHFPVINPQKPEKLRIVHDAAAKTRGISLNDMLLSGPDMLQSLPGVLMRLP; this is translated from the coding sequence ATGCCTGTAACGAGGTCTCAGAAGTCGTACGCAGTGAAGAGGACTACGGACGAGACATCTGCCGTCTCCATGACGAGGTCTGCAGACGCAACGCAGTACGCATCGGCATCGGGTGCAACCACAGGAGGTACATCAGGTCCACAACCGCCGTCAGAGCCGACGACGGAGACGCTGCCCCCTCCATTGTTGCCACCCTGCGCTATAGTCGCCGGTGCCACAACTGCCGTTGCCCCCACCGCCGCAGTCAGCACTGAAGTTGATAGTGTCGAGTCAACATCGACGAAACAGGGAAGACTACGTCTTCCAAGTTCATCGCGCTCCACTGCTTCCAGTTCACGGCGAAAAGAATTAGCCCAGGCCCGCTTGGAAGCTCTTGAGAAACGAAAACGCGCGGCGGAAGCTAACGCTCAGGTGGCTATAATTGCCGCCAAAGCTAAAGCTGAGGCAGCTACATTTGACGCTGACTTGGCTGCAGCCAAGGTCGCCATGCTAGAGGAAGACTCGGAAGAGGAGCAGATAGAACCAGATGATGAAACCATAAAAGAAGCGCGCACGTCCGAGTGGGTTCGGAAAAGTACACTCGCAGTCACGTCACAAGACGTCGTCGCGTGCGAAGTCCCACCTGAACATGCGGGAAATGTTGTCGCCAGCAGAGTAACGCCTAATTCAGCAGGGAAAACAGTTGCCTGCCAAGTTCTGACTGAACCTGCAGGACCAGGATGCCATGCTGAACGAGCAGCCATAACCGAAGACCCAAGGAGCGTACACCATGCGCAAGAGAAGCCCACGAACGTTAGGGCAATCGAACCTGCTATTGTGAAACAGGACTACCAAGATCTTGCAGCTGCCATAGGCTCTGCTGTTGCTCGCTCCATACAGCCTATTAGTACAGTTTCTGCACGAATAGTGGAATTACCGAACTTTAATGGTGCATCATCGGAttggttgccatttaaaagaGCCTTTGAAGAATCTGAGTACCAACTAAGTGAACAAGAGAATCTAGCAAGATTGCGTAAAAGTCTGCGTGGTCTTGCTAGAGACGCAGTGCACTGTCTATTTGTTGGGTCGACAACTGCGCGGGAAGTCATGGAGCTTTTAGAAGCCCGATTCGGCCGACCAGAAGCGATTGCCATAGCTGAATTGAATAAGCTGCGCAGCCTGCCGAAACTATCCGCCAACCCGAGTGACATCTGCGTATTCGCGTCAAAAGTTATAAATGTCACGGCCACTATACGGGCACTTGAGAATCCACAACATTTGTGTAACGCGGAAGTCGTGCGAACAGTCGTGGAAAAGATGCCGCCTGCCGTACAGTTCCAGTACTACAAGTTCAACAAAGAGCAACCTAAAGGCCAACCTAACCTCATCACGTTGGCTAACTTCTTTAAACTTATGACCAGTGAAGTTGGTGAATTCGCTCCAGCGGAAATTATAAGTGCTGAAGACCGGCGGGAGCCTCATTCGAGAAAACCACAGCGAAGTTATCACGTCACAGACACATCGATGGCTTCCAACACGCTTACTACGTGTCCGGTCTGCAAACAAGAGCACAGCATCACCGATTGCACCAAGATGAAGAAAGCCAGCGTACAAGAAAGATGGAACTTGGCCAAAACACACAAGCTGTGCTTCCGCTGTCTAAGAGTTCGACGGTTTCGGCACATTTGTAAGTTGAAGAGATGTGACATTAATGGGTGCCGATCTTCACATCATCCAATGTTGCATGATGATATTGCAAAAACAACGCACAGTGAAACAACGACCGTCAACGCTGTGACGACAACGAAGACAGTAGAAAAAGTGAACAATGTGTCAGGGCTGCTAAAGATTTTGCCAGTGCAAGTGTCGGGTCCAAAAGGCGTGGTTGACACCTTCGCCTTACTTGATGACGGTTCAACGTGCACCATAATAGAATCAGCAACCGCCGAGAAAATTGGTGCTGAGGGTCCAACAATGCCACTAATAGCTGAAGGAGTCGGTGGTGCACAGATACGAGCATGTGATTCAAGGAGAGTACGTTTTCATATAAGTGGTCGTAATACTGAACGACGAGAGATTACTGCGAGAACAATGGATAATCTAAATCTGTCACCACAAGCCGTTCCACGACGAGTCATCCAGGATTGTCCTCATCTGCAAGGTTTAGAAAGTCTGCTTCTTCATCAAAATGGGAAGCCGACAATCCTGGTGGGCCAAGATAACTGGGATTTGCTCCTAGCTCATGAACTTAGAAGCGGAGACAAAAGCCAACCGGTAGCCTCACGTACTGAACTAGGATGGGTCCTCCATGGAGTGAGTCAACTTAGATCTGCTGAAGAAGTGCATCGTATCTCTCACATACAGAATCATCAAGACGAAACTATGGAGGTAATGATGAAAGAACACTTTGCACTAGAATCCCTGGGAGTAGAACCTAAACGTTCCTACAACGACACAGATCGGCGTGCACTGCAGCTTCTCGAGGACAATACTAAGAGTCTACCGGCGGGAGGCTATGAAACCAGACTGCTGTGGAAAGATCTCGATTACAAACCACCTAATAACTACGAGTCAGCTTTAAGACGCCTTGAACTTTTAGAGAAAAAACTGGACAAAAATGCTGATTTGAAACGACGGTACAAAGCTCAACTGCAGGTATTGATAGACCAAGGCTACGCTGAACGTGCACCTGAAACAAAGCCTGAGAGATTATGGTACTTGCCTCATTTTCCGGTAATCAATCCGCAAAAACCTGAAAAACTACGCATAGTCCACGATGCTGCAGCTAAGACTCGAGGTATCAGTTTAAATGACATGCTCTTGTCTGGACCAGATATGCTCCAATCTCTACCGGGAGTATTGATGCGCTTACCGTAG